From the genome of Spirosomataceae bacterium TFI 002, one region includes:
- a CDS encoding LytTr DNA-binding domain-containing protein — protein sequence MKPKQIENANKIMFLRGDVNYTDLFFENGKYSKECVTLKRFEEQLEGFVRVSRSYLVNPRFIHKVVSSPNYCHLEMKNGKEVVVSRRKLPLVKPILALV from the coding sequence ATGAAACCCAAACAAATAGAAAACGCAAACAAGATTATGTTTCTTCGCGGAGATGTAAACTATACCGACCTTTTTTTTGAAAACGGTAAATATTCGAAAGAATGTGTGACGTTAAAAAGGTTTGAAGAGCAACTCGAGGGATTCGTACGAGTGAGTAGATCTTACTTGGTGAACCCTCGATTTATTCACAAAGTGGTAAGTTCTCCAAACTACTGTCATTTAGAAATGAAGAATGGTAAGGAAGTAGTTGTAAGTAGACGAAAACTGCCGCTAGTAAAACCAATTTTAGCTTTGGTTTAA
- a CDS encoding GxxExxY protein has translation MELNDISYKIRGAIFKVYSELGPGLLESVYELALAYELRNEGLNIRTQVPIPVIYHDVKLDGGFRLDILVENQVIIEIKSVENLAEVHHKQVITYLKLSNLKLGLLVNFNTDNIAFSIYRKVNNL, from the coding sequence ATGGAGTTAAACGATATTTCTTACAAAATTAGAGGAGCTATTTTTAAAGTATATTCTGAGCTTGGACCTGGACTGCTCGAATCGGTGTATGAATTGGCTCTAGCTTATGAATTAAGAAATGAAGGATTAAACATTAGAACTCAAGTTCCAATTCCAGTGATTTATCACGACGTCAAACTCGATGGTGGATTTAGGCTGGATATTCTTGTTGAGAATCAAGTTATTATTGAAATCAAAAGTGTTGAAAACCTTGCTGAAGTACATCACAAGCAGGTTATTACTTATTTGAAGCTATCGAATCTCAAACTTGGTTTACTAGTCAACTTCAATACTGATAATATCGCTTTTAGTATTTATCGCAAGGTGAATAATCTTTAA
- a CDS encoding DNA-binding response regulator, NarL/FixJ family, contains REC and HTH domains: MKNKILIADDHKLFGEGLKELLRKQGDYMPFGPEKEKYAIEEAISEINPKVLLLDINLGKLDGLELGKDLKVAFPYLKIIMLTMYENEKMLKLSKLYGMDGYLLKDCETKVLLNGIKTVIDGGSYFVEFEAEPKYEMSTALDSFLAQYQLSDREVEIIDHLVKGLNNQEIAEILNLSYHTVKTHRKNIYLKLDVSNVPELITKMNSN; encoded by the coding sequence ATGAAGAATAAAATTCTCATAGCGGATGACCACAAATTGTTTGGGGAGGGGCTTAAAGAGCTTCTTCGCAAGCAGGGTGATTATATGCCCTTTGGTCCGGAAAAAGAGAAATATGCCATAGAAGAAGCTATTTCGGAGATTAATCCCAAAGTACTTTTATTGGATATTAATCTTGGGAAACTAGATGGTTTGGAACTTGGAAAAGACCTTAAAGTGGCTTTTCCATACCTTAAGATAATCATGCTGACTATGTATGAGAATGAGAAAATGCTTAAACTCAGCAAGCTCTACGGCATGGATGGATATCTACTTAAAGATTGTGAAACGAAGGTTTTGCTAAATGGGATAAAAACGGTGATTGATGGTGGTTCTTATTTTGTGGAGTTCGAGGCTGAGCCAAAGTATGAAATGAGTACTGCCTTAGATAGTTTTTTAGCACAATACCAACTGAGCGACCGTGAAGTAGAAATCATAGACCATTTGGTCAAAGGTCTCAATAATCAGGAAATAGCTGAGATTTTAAACCTGAGCTACCATACTGTAAAAACTCATCGAAAAAATATATATCTAAAACTAGATGTGAGCAATGTTCCTGAGTTGATTACTAAAATGAACAGTAATTAG
- a CDS encoding Signal transduction histidine kinase, with product MSLKKASKNSLGYKISIIIVICSILIGGCTFVPNCFTGDQLNSVNITFDLKSKNNFSFHDLFFIFYKSGEELSYKNGKTLHKTLTLNNLSSKNQQLYLVSDQFILENVEFSYEEEGKWKTASSGWGRPMLERMVPSYLHSFNVTVPARSTKEVFFKVENTYQVTKLPLKIMSKKQFYAYYYKLLIMDGLVIMALLTSILFSIYNIIFSPRYRKMLWLYLVYAVNFLAFYCLRVVAPSVTLEAIPVEYNYLINIAIFTSTYTFLRFAVAFVDTGEIKENKYVSWLIDILFVLTILVSLFPSQVNNPLFFVIKLTFFVGTILYHSVFLIMSLRKNVLAKIYIVMALPLILSGMMEGLTNIFGIIELPSDLFAAFRVSIVLEMLFILFALIYRERFIGKRIKKKLMDTELQLATAQIEIQESEQKRIAQDLHDDLGGTLATLKRFVYDKLSPQKEEDKEQLNYLAKKAGDDLRRISHALMPPDFERAGLVDSVREVILMNNGPGRTIAFQEHGKRQTVSPNSALHIYRIFSEIIQNINKHSKATEILVQFLWSKDELTLMVEDDGSVFNEKNEGLGMKNMKMRASYLNGSINFDHNEKGSTIILEIPL from the coding sequence TTGAGTTTGAAGAAAGCCAGTAAAAATAGTTTAGGATACAAAATATCAATTATAATTGTTATTTGTTCTATATTAATAGGTGGATGCACGTTTGTTCCGAATTGTTTTACTGGAGATCAATTAAATTCAGTAAATATTACGTTTGATTTAAAGTCCAAAAATAATTTCTCATTTCATGATTTGTTTTTCATTTTTTATAAAAGCGGGGAAGAACTGTCGTATAAAAATGGAAAAACTCTCCACAAAACCCTAACCCTAAATAACTTATCCTCAAAAAATCAACAACTCTACCTAGTCTCCGACCAATTCATACTAGAAAACGTAGAATTTTCTTACGAGGAAGAAGGAAAGTGGAAAACAGCAAGCTCCGGCTGGGGTAGGCCGATGTTGGAGCGGATGGTGCCTTCTTATTTGCATTCTTTTAATGTGACAGTGCCTGCGAGAAGTACAAAGGAGGTTTTTTTTAAGGTGGAGAATACCTATCAGGTGACGAAGCTGCCATTGAAGATAATGAGTAAGAAGCAGTTTTATGCTTATTACTATAAGCTGCTGATCATGGATGGATTGGTGATTATGGCACTGCTTACTTCCATTTTGTTCAGCATTTATAATATCATCTTTTCGCCCAGGTATCGTAAAATGCTCTGGCTGTATTTGGTATATGCAGTGAACTTTTTGGCATTCTATTGCTTACGTGTCGTTGCTCCGTCAGTGACATTGGAAGCTATTCCTGTGGAGTATAATTACCTCATTAATATTGCCATTTTTACGAGTACCTACACCTTTCTCAGGTTTGCAGTAGCTTTTGTAGATACTGGAGAAATAAAAGAAAATAAGTATGTTTCATGGCTTATTGACATACTTTTTGTGTTGACAATTTTGGTGAGTTTATTTCCCAGTCAGGTGAATAATCCTCTGTTTTTTGTTATTAAGCTGACCTTTTTTGTGGGAACAATTCTTTACCACAGTGTTTTCTTGATCATGAGTTTGAGAAAGAATGTCCTTGCCAAAATATACATTGTAATGGCATTACCGTTGATACTTTCGGGTATGATGGAGGGCCTGACGAATATATTTGGAATAATTGAATTACCGAGTGACTTATTCGCTGCTTTTAGAGTCTCAATCGTGTTAGAAATGCTCTTTATCCTGTTCGCATTGATATATAGAGAACGATTTATAGGAAAGCGTATAAAAAAGAAACTAATGGATACAGAACTGCAATTGGCAACAGCTCAAATCGAGATTCAAGAAAGCGAACAAAAACGTATTGCTCAAGATTTGCACGACGATTTGGGAGGTACATTGGCAACTTTAAAGCGGTTTGTGTACGACAAGCTTTCACCCCAAAAAGAAGAAGACAAAGAGCAATTAAACTACTTGGCAAAGAAGGCAGGTGATGACCTCAGGAGAATATCTCACGCCTTGATGCCACCGGATTTTGAGAGGGCAGGCTTAGTTGACTCCGTTCGGGAAGTTATTTTAATGAATAATGGTCCTGGCAGAACAATTGCTTTTCAAGAACATGGAAAAAGACAGACAGTATCTCCCAATTCGGCTTTACATATTTATAGAATTTTTTCAGAGATTATTCAGAACATCAACAAGCATAGTAAAGCAACTGAGATTCTTGTTCAGTTTTTATGGAGCAAAGATGAGTTGACTTTAATGGTGGAGGATGATGGAAGTGTTTTCAATGAAAAAAATGAAGGTTTAGGAATGAAAAACATGAAAATGAGAGCTTCATATTTAAATGGAAGCATCAATTTTGATCATAACGAGAAGGGCTCAACGATAATACTTGAAATACCTCTTTAA
- a CDS encoding Histidine kinase-, DNA gyrase B-, and HSP90-like ATPase — translation MEVNEVVIVIIGGTLIMLVLVIFIISFFFIHARRQQAYKLEKAAMASQFNEEILTARNEVQEYTMKQIAREIHDNIGQLLSLVKIQLNNIEDEHPDIPRVKDSRTYLNQALGDLRALSKTLNGENILNAGLSDAIAFELERVAKTGYLETDFQNHTTNLTLPPKTEIIVFRMFQEVLQNVMKHANAKKFTVNLQEQQEVYTLVLADDGDGFEIDQKLSTKGMNSGSGLANLKHRAGLLGGDIQFKSDGSQGTMITLTIPKYHYKYDEGSTS, via the coding sequence ATGGAAGTCAACGAAGTCGTCATTGTCATCATAGGGGGAACCTTGATCATGTTGGTGTTGGTGATTTTTATTATCAGCTTCTTCTTCATTCATGCCCGCCGCCAGCAAGCCTACAAGCTTGAAAAAGCTGCTATGGCTTCCCAGTTCAACGAAGAAATCCTCACAGCTCGTAACGAGGTGCAGGAATATACCATGAAGCAGATTGCTAGGGAAATTCATGACAACATTGGGCAATTGCTGAGCTTGGTGAAGATTCAACTCAATAATATTGAAGACGAGCATCCTGATATTCCAAGAGTAAAAGATAGTAGAACTTACCTAAACCAAGCTTTGGGAGATTTAAGGGCGTTGTCTAAGACATTGAATGGCGAAAATATCCTAAATGCCGGATTGAGTGATGCCATTGCATTTGAATTGGAGAGAGTGGCAAAGACTGGTTACCTTGAAACGGATTTCCAAAACCACACTACAAACTTAACCTTACCGCCCAAAACAGAGATCATAGTTTTCAGGATGTTTCAAGAGGTTTTACAAAACGTGATGAAGCATGCCAATGCTAAAAAGTTCACAGTCAACTTGCAAGAGCAGCAAGAAGTGTATACTTTAGTCTTAGCCGACGACGGTGATGGCTTTGAAATTGATCAAAAACTTTCCACAAAAGGAATGAATTCGGGTTCGGGTTTAGCAAACCTAAAACATAGAGCAGGTCTATTGGGTGGGGATATTCAGTTTAAAAGTGATGGCAGTCAAGGTACCATGATCACTCTTACGATACCCAAATACCACTATAAATATGACGAAGGTAGCACTAGTTGA
- a CDS encoding DNA-binding response regulator, NarL/FixJ family, contains REC and HTH domains, producing the protein MTKVALVDDHQLIRNALAELINNFEGYQVIHQARDGGQFLTQLKSYEHPDIALVDINMPNMDGYETAKRLTEEYPAIKILALSVEDDEEAIIKMLRSGSKGYLLKDTPTKEFKLALDEINSKGYYHSDLVTNTLLNSLKPSKNGTPVKSLIQYQAREEEFLHLACSELTYKEIADKMCVSPRTIDGYRENLFFKLDVKSRVGMVLFAIKNSIVEI; encoded by the coding sequence ATGACGAAGGTAGCACTAGTTGACGATCACCAACTCATAAGAAACGCACTTGCCGAACTCATTAATAATTTTGAAGGATACCAAGTCATCCACCAAGCAAGAGATGGGGGACAGTTCCTCACTCAGCTAAAATCTTATGAGCATCCAGACATTGCTTTGGTAGACATTAACATGCCAAATATGGATGGCTACGAAACGGCAAAGCGACTCACGGAGGAATATCCAGCTATTAAAATACTCGCACTTTCTGTAGAAGATGATGAAGAAGCGATTATTAAAATGCTCCGCTCAGGCTCCAAAGGTTATTTACTCAAAGACACCCCAACTAAGGAGTTTAAACTGGCCCTAGACGAAATCAATAGCAAAGGCTATTACCATAGTGACCTTGTTACCAATACTTTATTAAACTCGCTAAAGCCAAGCAAAAATGGTACACCAGTAAAAAGCCTCATTCAATATCAAGCACGCGAGGAAGAATTTCTCCACCTCGCATGCTCGGAACTTACCTACAAAGAAATAGCAGACAAAATGTGTGTTTCCCCTAGAACCATTGACGGATACCGTGAAAACCTCTTTTTCAAATTGGATGTAAAAAGCAGAGTCGGAATGGTACTATTTGCCATTAAAAATTCTATTGTCGAGATTTAG
- a CDS encoding FAD dependent oxidoreductase: MKIFKNSLFIGLLLFSFSCSDTSKDAEVYKADIIIYGGTSAAVASAVEAKKSGKSVIIVSPDKHLGGLSSGGLGYTDTGNKTVIGGISKEFYQRLYTYYQQPENWKWQKKEEYGTKSQHGNAAIDGELMSTWNFEPHAAEAIFEQYVTENDLEVLRDEWLDRSEGGVTKEGNKILSFKTLSGKTFEGKMFIDVTYEGDLMAAAGVSYHVGREGIDVYGETWNGVQTEVYQHGHQFKFDISPYVIPGDTASGLLAEISDQPPGEKGSGDNKVQAYCFRMCMSNHPDNRIPFPKPANYDPQRYELLGRILDAGWNEVFNKFDMLPNRKTDTNNHGPFSSDHMGANYDYPDASYERRKEIIEEHKTYQQGYLYYLQNDPRVPKEIHDKMQDWGLAADEFVDNENWPHQLYIREARRMIGDFVMTEKDALGKTDIARPIGMGSYSLDAHNAQRYVKEDGFVQNEGDIGVRPERPYSIDFGAILPKEAECSNLLVPVCVSSSHIAFGSIRMEPVFMILGQSAALAASLAIDNGTSPQQVPYDKLRTVLLERKQILEQ; encoded by the coding sequence ATGAAAATCTTCAAAAACTCCTTATTTATAGGGTTACTTTTATTTTCGTTCAGTTGTTCTGATACTTCTAAGGATGCTGAAGTCTACAAAGCAGATATCATTATTTATGGTGGGACTTCTGCAGCGGTGGCATCAGCAGTAGAAGCCAAGAAGTCAGGTAAATCAGTCATTATAGTTTCACCAGATAAGCATTTAGGTGGATTATCATCTGGTGGACTGGGCTACACAGATACAGGTAATAAAACGGTGATAGGAGGTATTTCGAAAGAGTTTTACCAACGTTTATACACTTATTACCAGCAGCCAGAAAATTGGAAGTGGCAAAAGAAAGAAGAATATGGCACCAAAAGTCAGCATGGAAACGCTGCAATAGATGGTGAATTAATGAGCACATGGAACTTTGAGCCACATGCTGCGGAAGCAATTTTTGAACAGTATGTAACTGAAAATGACTTAGAAGTACTTAGAGATGAATGGTTAGATCGCTCAGAAGGTGGTGTGACAAAGGAAGGAAACAAAATATTGAGCTTCAAAACGTTAAGCGGAAAGACATTTGAAGGTAAAATGTTCATAGATGTTACTTACGAAGGAGATTTAATGGCCGCTGCCGGAGTTAGTTACCACGTAGGTAGAGAAGGAATCGACGTATATGGTGAAACGTGGAATGGTGTGCAAACAGAAGTTTACCAGCACGGACATCAGTTTAAATTTGATATAAGCCCTTATGTTATCCCAGGTGATACGGCGAGCGGCTTGTTAGCTGAAATCTCGGATCAACCTCCAGGAGAAAAAGGAAGTGGAGATAACAAAGTGCAAGCTTACTGTTTCAGAATGTGTATGAGTAATCATCCTGACAATAGAATTCCTTTTCCAAAGCCTGCAAACTATGACCCACAGCGATATGAATTGTTAGGAAGAATACTTGATGCCGGTTGGAATGAGGTATTCAATAAGTTTGACATGTTACCAAACAGGAAAACAGATACCAACAATCACGGACCATTTAGTTCGGATCATATGGGAGCTAATTATGACTACCCAGATGCGAGTTACGAAAGAAGAAAAGAAATCATAGAAGAGCATAAAACTTACCAACAGGGATATCTATATTATTTGCAAAATGACCCAAGAGTACCAAAGGAGATACACGACAAGATGCAAGATTGGGGATTGGCTGCTGATGAATTCGTAGACAATGAAAATTGGCCTCACCAATTGTATATACGTGAGGCAAGAAGAATGATTGGAGATTTTGTAATGACTGAAAAAGACGCCCTTGGTAAAACTGATATAGCAAGACCAATAGGTATGGGTTCTTATTCACTTGACGCCCACAATGCTCAGCGATATGTAAAAGAAGATGGTTTTGTACAAAACGAAGGAGATATCGGTGTACGACCAGAAAGACCTTATTCTATTGATTTTGGGGCTATTTTACCTAAAGAAGCAGAATGCAGTAATCTACTTGTACCCGTATGTGTGTCGAGTTCGCATATTGCTTTCGGCTCTATCAGAATGGAACCAGTATTCATGATTCTAGGGCAATCTGCGGCATTAGCGGCGTCTTTGGCGATCGACAATGGAACATCACCACAGCAAGTACCGTATGACAAACTAAGAACTGTTTTATTAGAAAGAAAGCAGATTTTGGAGCAGTAA
- a CDS encoding TIGR03643 family protein (manually curated), translating into MDQIQLDRIVNMAWEDRTPFDAIEVQFGVNEGEVIKIMKNEMTLKNWKKWRERVQGRKTKHSKLRVVGIDRHKCQSQRTITTNRISKKHY; encoded by the coding sequence TTGGACCAAATACAGTTAGACCGCATTGTCAATATGGCTTGGGAAGACCGCACCCCATTCGATGCTATAGAAGTGCAGTTTGGTGTCAATGAAGGAGAAGTCATCAAAATCATGAAAAATGAAATGACGCTCAAAAACTGGAAGAAATGGCGTGAAAGAGTCCAAGGTCGCAAAACTAAACATTCCAAACTAAGGGTAGTCGGAATAGACCGACACAAATGCCAATCACAGCGAACCATTACAACAAATCGTATTTCGAAAAAGCATTATTAA
- a CDS encoding Saccharopine dehydrogenase, NADP-dependent has translation MKNIAVLGMGKVGSLVGVLLSKRFTVTGVDQKKPHYNYELPFGFTKGDVSDESFIKKLCDKNDAIVSCLPYFLNKPIAKLCHENKVHYFDLTEDVPTTNYIRELSKDTEVVLAPQCGLAPGLIGIIGANLANEFTKLRDIELRVGALPKYPNGLLAYSFTWSPAGVINEYINDAEAIQNGKRKMMTSLDGLEYINIEGKEFEAFTTSGGLGTMCETYEGKVDTLNYKTIRYPGHAKLMRFLISELILKDKKELLTEILENAKPPVKDDVVYVYAVVEGWQDEKLLRSEYYKAFSPIEIQGKTWRAISWTTAASIASVIEMVADGTLPNKGFIKQEEIPFDKFLETENGKYFV, from the coding sequence ATGAAAAATATCGCTGTCCTAGGAATGGGAAAAGTGGGTTCTTTAGTTGGTGTTTTGCTTAGTAAGCGATTCACAGTAACTGGAGTTGACCAAAAGAAACCCCATTACAATTACGAACTACCATTCGGTTTTACAAAAGGAGACGTTTCCGATGAGTCGTTTATCAAAAAGCTATGCGACAAAAATGATGCTATTGTTTCCTGCCTTCCGTACTTTTTGAACAAACCCATTGCAAAGCTTTGTCACGAAAATAAGGTACACTATTTCGACCTTACGGAAGACGTCCCAACCACCAATTATATTAGAGAATTGAGCAAGGACACAGAAGTTGTACTCGCTCCACAATGTGGCTTGGCTCCAGGTTTAATTGGAATTATAGGTGCAAACCTTGCAAACGAATTTACAAAACTTCGTGACATAGAATTACGCGTAGGAGCTTTGCCAAAATACCCAAATGGCTTACTGGCCTATTCTTTCACATGGTCGCCTGCAGGAGTGATAAACGAATACATCAATGATGCAGAGGCAATTCAAAACGGTAAGCGAAAAATGATGACGAGCTTAGACGGCCTAGAATATATAAATATAGAAGGAAAGGAGTTCGAAGCATTTACAACCTCTGGAGGACTGGGCACCATGTGCGAAACCTATGAAGGAAAAGTTGATACTTTAAATTATAAAACCATTCGTTATCCCGGACATGCCAAATTGATGCGTTTCTTAATATCTGAGCTGATTTTGAAAGACAAAAAGGAGCTTTTGACTGAAATACTTGAGAATGCAAAACCTCCTGTAAAGGATGATGTGGTTTATGTGTATGCCGTAGTAGAAGGATGGCAAGACGAAAAACTTCTAAGAAGCGAGTATTACAAGGCTTTTTCTCCAATCGAAATTCAAGGAAAAACATGGCGTGCAATCTCTTGGACAACTGCAGCTAGTATCGCTTCGGTAATAGAAATGGTAGCAGACGGAACCTTACCAAATAAGGGTTTCATCAAACAAGAAGAAATCCCCTTTGACAAGTTTCTCGAAACTGAAAACGGAAAGTATTTTGTATAA